One segment of Brassica napus cultivar Da-Ae chromosome C3, Da-Ae, whole genome shotgun sequence DNA contains the following:
- the LOC106372676 gene encoding putative respiratory burst oxidase homolog protein J — protein sequence MKNNRNVDSSKQMLEGVEIDPNGENTTNSNNAESSGGGGGILKNVSRNLGVGSIIRSIKKSGNLGLHNTRKSGNLGPTLPVALEKKQGPQRVERTTSSAARGLQSLRFLDRTVTGRERDSWRSIENRFNQFAVDGRLPKEKFGICIGMGDTLEFAGEVYEALSRRRQMNTENGIDKEQLKLFWEDMIKKDLDCRLQIFFDMCDKDGDGKLTEEEVKEVMVLSASANRLANLKKNAASYASLIMEELDPDHHGYIEMWQLEVLLTGMVANPADNKKMVRKSETLTRAMIPERYRTPTSKYVSVTAELMLEHWKKIWVVILWLVVNACLFTWKYTEFSSNPLYNIAGRCVSVAKGTAEMLKFNMALVLVPVLRRTLTFLRSSFLSHVIPFDDNINFHKLIAVAIALTSLLHTALHLLCNYPRLSTCPYDVYSEYGGKLMGHKQPTYLGLMLTPVTVTGLLMIVFMCISFTLAMHYFRRNIVKLPKPFNVLAGFNSFWYAHHLLVVVYALLIIHGYILIIEKPWYQKTTWMYVAVPMALYASERLFSRVQEHNHRVHIIKAIVYSGNVLALYMTKPQGFKYKSGMYMFVKCPDISKFEWHPFSVTSAPGDEYLSVHIRALGDWTSELRNRFAETCEPPQASKPGPNNLVRMETRARGENPHIEESQILFPQIFIKGPYGAPAQNYEKFDILLLIGLGIGATPFISILKDMLNNLKPGTPKPGQRGEGSVGSESLGGSINGGRKFPQRAYFYWVTREQASFEWFKGVMDDIAVYDKNNVIEMHNYLTSMYEAGDARSALIAMVQKLQHAKNGVDIVSESRIRTHFARPNWRKVFSELSSKHETSRIGVFYCGSPALVRPLNSLCQEFSLESSTRFTFHKENF from the exons ATGAAAAACAACAGGAACGTAGATTCCTCGAAACAGATGTTAGAGGGCGTCGAGATAGATCCAAATGGCGAAAACACAACCAATAGCAATAATGCCGAGAGtagtggaggtggtggtgggaTCTTGAAAAATGTGTCGAGGAATCTCGGTGTGGGATCAATAATCAGATCGATTAAAAAGAGCGGTAATCTCGGTCTTCATAACACGAGGAAGAGCGGAAACTTGGGGCCTACGCTACCTGTTGCACTAGAAAAGAAACAAGGGCCACAAAGAGTTGAGAGGACCACGTCTAGTGCGGCTAGGGGACTACAGAGTCTCCGGTTCCTTGATCGGACCGTCACAGGACGGGAACGTGACTCATGGAGATCTATCGAGAACCGTTTCAATCAGTTCGCCGTTGATGGAAGGCTTCCCAAGGAAAAATTTGGCATTTGCATCG gAATGGGAGATACATTGGAGTTTGCGGGAGAAGTATACGAAGCATTGAGTAGGAGAAGACAAATGAACACCGAAAATGGGATCGATAAAGAACAATTGAAGCTCTTTTGGGAAGATATGATCAAGAAAGATCTAGATTGTCGCCTCCAGATCTTCTTTGACAT GTGTGACAAGGACGGAGATGGGAAGCTAACAGAAGAAGAGGTTAAAGAGGTGATGGTCTTGAGTGCATCGGCCAATAGGCTCGCAAATCTCAAGAAGAACGCCGCGTCTTATGCCTCTTTGATCATGGAAGAACTTGACCCTGATCACCATGGTTACATTGAG ATGTGGCAACTCGAGGTGCTATTAACAGGAATGGTAGCAAACCCTGCAGACAACAAAAAGATGGTGAGGAAATCTGAAACGCTAACGCGAGCCATGATCCCTGAACGTTACAGAACGCCAACGAGCAAGTACGTTTCAGTAACCGCTGAGCTAATGCTCGAGCACTGGAAGAAGATTTGGGTCGTTATATTGTGGCTCGTTGTCAACGCCTGCCTCTTCACTTGGAAATACACCGAGTTCTCATCGAACCCTCTTTATAACATTGCGGGGCGTTGCGTTTCCGTCGCTAAAGGAACAGCCGAAATGCTCAAATTCAACATGGCTTTGGTCTTGGTCCCCGTTTTACGAAGAACCCTAACGTTCCTCAGGTCTTCTTTCTTGAGCCACGTGATCCCATTCGACGATAATATCAACTTCCACAAGTTGATAGCCGTGGCGATCGCACTCACTTCCTTGCTACACACGGCACTACACTTGCTATGCAACTACCCCAGGCTAAGCACTTGTCCTTACGACGTGTACTCTGAGTACGGAGGAAAACTCATGGGGCACAAGCAACCCACCTATTTAGGTCTAATGCTAACCCCGGTTACGGTTACGGGACTTCTGATGATCGTCTTCATGTGTATCTCTTTCACGCTCGCCATGCATTACTTCAGAAGGAACATTGTAAAATTGCCTAAGCCGTTTAACGTTCTTGCTGGATTTAATTCATTTTGGTATGCTCATCATTTGCTGGTTGTTGTCTACGCTCTTCTCATCATTCATGGTTACATTCTTATCATCGAGAAGCCGTGGTACCAAAAGACG ACATGGATGTACGTGGCTGTACCTATGGCGTTGTACGCGAGCGAAAGGCTTTTCTCGCGAGTTCAAGAACACAACCATCGTGTCCACATTATCAAG GCTATCGTATATTCAGGCAATGTTCTTGCACTCTATATGACAAAACCTCAAGGGTTCAAGTACAAAAGTGGCATGTACATGTTTGTCAAGTGCCCGGACATCTCCAAATTCGAATG GCATCCATTCTCTGTCACTTCTGCACCCGGAGATGAATATTTGAGCGTTCATATAAGAGCATTGGGAGATTGGACAAGTGAACTTAGAAACAGATTTGCCGAG ACATGCGAGCCACCTCAAGCATCGAAACCTGGTCCAAATAATCTTGTTAGGATGGAAACAAGAGCAAGAGGTGAAAATCCTCACATTGAAGAATCGCAAATCTT ATTTCCACAAATATTCATCAAAGGACCATATGGTGCTCCGGCACAAAATTATGAGAAATTCGATATCCTTTTGTTGATCGGGCTAGGGATTGGTGCAACCCCATTCATAAGTATCCTAAAAGACATGCTGAATAATCTCAAACCTGGTACTCCAAAACCC GGGCAAAGGGGCGAAGGAAGTGTAGGAAGTGAGAGCTTAGGAGGATCTATAAATGGAGGTAGGAAGTTTCCACAAAGAGCATATTTTTATTGGGTGACAAGAGAACAAGCTTCTTTCGAATGGTTCAAAGGAGTTATGGATGATATCGCCGTGTATGACAAAAAC AATGTGATAGAAATGCATAACTACTTAACAAGTATGTACGAAGCAGGAGATGCAAGATCTGCTCTAATCGCTATGGTTCAAAAACTTCAACATGCCAAAAACGGTGTTGACATTGTTTCTGAGAGCCGa ATACGAACACATTTTGCAAGACCCAATTGGAGGAAGGTTTTTTCTGAATTGTCAAGCAAGCACGAAACTTCTCGCATAG GCGTATTCTACTGTGGAAGTCCAGCGCTTGTCCGACCATTGAATTCACTTTGTCAGGAGTTTAGTCTCGAGTCGTCCACTCGCTTTACTTTCCACAAAGAGAATTTCTGA